The genomic window GGGGAGAATTGCAGTATTATCGTGGTTTGAACACTCGGCACGCTCAGAATATAGCAAGACAGCTTGAAGCAGACGGTGTGCGTTTCAGCGGTGTTATCAAGGGCGGAACGACTACTATTACTATCAATCGTATGGATATACAGCGTTATGAAGCGGCTGTTGACAAGGTTAAGCAGACCTACGATCAGCGTAACAACAGGCAGGGAGGTTATATGAATAACGTTCCTTATCAGCAGAACGGTGATAGCCCTCAGCAGCTTGCTAAGGATATAGAGAATTTCCTGTATAACCACAACGCAAACGGCTATCGTAGCATTGCTCAGGACAGAGCAGTCTCGGCTCGCAGTATTCAGAATGATATTGCGACTGGAAATGTCGGTACGATAAATGAGTATCTTGGAATGGTAGTAAACAATGTGGGTAATGCACAGGTTTCCGGTGAGGCAAATGAGCTGCTCACAAGAGTTGGCAATATGGTGAACGCAAGACAGCAGGGGTATCTGCAAAACAGCTTTCAGAATAATCAGCCGCAGCAGACAAACCCAAATGTCATTGGCAATACGCCCTATGAGCAGCTTGGTGCTCGGAATGAGCTGCAATACTACACTAAGCTCAAAAACCGCCATGCTGACAACATAGCTGCAAAACTGAATGAGTACGGTGTGCGTTTCAGCGGTCTGCGAAAAGGATTCAGTACAACGATCACAATAAACAAGGCGGATATTCCGAGATATGAAGCGGCTGTCGCAGAGGTGAAGCAGAGCTACCAGCAGAACAGCAGAGTCAATAATCAGAATAATTATCGACAGAGCAGTTATCAGCCAGCCTTTGCTGCACCTGCTTATGCTGACAGAGGCGGCTTTGGAAACGCCAGACCGTTTATAGGGGATTTTGATAATATCCCACGTCAAGGCGGCAGTATGCCCGATGCTCTTTTCGATACGCTCTCAAATATGCCGCAGAGGTCAAATGCGGCTTTTGATTACAAGTCGGTGCCTATCGTGGTGGAATCATATATGGATGCGAAAATGAACGGGCGTTTGTCGGAGCTGCAAGCAAGCATTAAGGCTTCACAGGCTTGCAGGGATTACATAGAGCAGAATATCCACTCGGCTTATGAGAACAGGAATCTGTCGGGCTTTGTTCAGAATTTGGTTGATAAGTTCGGCATTGACCGTGCTATGTACACAGTTGCAGCAACTATTCAGCTTAAAATGCAGGACGGGCGCTTTACCAATGAGGTCAAGGACATGGCTCGTCAGTATATGTTCGATTCTGATAAGACAAGGCTGAAATTCTTGACCGAAACTCACCCTGTAATCGTGAATCATCTATTTGAGGAAATGATCGACAAGAAATTCCACTTGCAGAGAGAACACGCTGTGATCGAGGAAAAGACAGAGCTGCCCGATTATTTCAAGGACAAGTATCTGCTGCCTGTGGAAAAAGTGTCGCTTGTAGATGACTTTCGTGGAATCCCCGAAACCAAGTATTATGAAACCTCGGCAAACGAGTATTATGTTGAGGGTATCGGCTGGCTTGACAATGACGCTTATGACCGTGAGCAGAAGGAATCGGGGCTTGATGCTGACGAGTTTTACAAGAGGGTCACTAAGATCAATGCTCACTACATCGACGCTATGGGTATTCCCGGTGACGGTGATATGACACCGGAGGTATTTGATCTGATGCAGCAAAAGACCTATTCTCCCGAAAACAAGGAGGAATATGAGTGTTTCAAGGAGGCTCACAAGCGCCGCATTGCTACGGCAGGAGTTGCTGATCTACCTACCGAGTATTACGGTGTTAGGCAGAATAACAACGGAAAGTACGCTGTGGTCGGTATTGCTGCTGACGGTATCGTTACAGTTGTCAAGAGGAACTTATCTACTATACCGGAGGCAAAGACAGCTCTGCTTGATGTATATGAACAGCGCAAGACACAGGCTCATGTGGAGCTTACCCACCCGCAGACTATTGATGAAATATCTGCAAAAATGTACGATCCTTCGCAGGGTATGCAAAAATATCAGTACAGGATAGATAAGTGTGACGATAAGCCCGATTCCACACATATGCTTGTGAAATACACCCTTGATGAAAAAGAGGGCAGCTATTCGCAGACTGGTATTCTGTGTTATGGTGACTATTTCAAGTGCAATGAAGCATTAAAGGCTGCAATAGCTGCACCTACACCTCCCACACCACCGAAAGACAAGCCTACATTTGAGATCTATCAGTTCAAATCCGGTGATGATACGAGGAATATTCGTTTCATTAGTCTTGCCAGTCTTGCAGAACATGGGAGAAAGCCTGAGCTTTCGACCTATGATAAGGTCTATGAGGGGGATTTTTCAGAGTATGAGAAAAAAGGCGGAGACATAGCAAAGCAGCTTGAAGCGTTATATACCAAGTTCAACATAGATCACCCTGCGGATTTCAAGGGGCATAGTTTGTCCGTTAGCGATGTTGTGATTGCAAAGGGCAAGCCCTACTATATTGATACTTTCGGCTTCAAGGAGCTGACGGATTTTAAGACCGAGCCTGAACGTGAGCAGAAACAGGAGGAGCAGAAGAAGGCAGCAGCTAAAAAGCCTAAGAGATAATACAAATATCCGAGGTCGGTGACGAGCCGCCCTCGGAAAAATTTTATA from Ruminococcus sp. NK3A76 includes these protein-coding regions:
- a CDS encoding YodL domain-containing protein; translated protein: MAWKKSYTPEERAEYKRKQAEEMQDVFKRIDKGVEEVFNSDKYKEYLKFVSKFTDYSARNTMLINLQRPDATLVGSYGLWKRLGRSVIKGENGIMIMSPVPHKTNQYVEIERQAEDEWGNKLYNEDGTEKMETVEKAIVEIAFRKQYVFDLSQTDGKPIPDPVQELSGEIDEEKLNVIFKAVKKATRIAPEYRNITGGAKGYYSPSSNSIIIKSGMSGEQVLKTVVHESAHCLLHDPDKKIVTTKSPRNEKEVQAESIAFIVCEKLGVDTSEYSFPYIASWSEGKQLDQLNKFLDEIQKASQTIFESIDSELLKYKKRDLTVNEIMDDTELSNVQKAEMYLDIVTQNGIVFSEEETAKITEQAEKETDIGAVFKQIDDTANTINQRNSYGYDFQYMDPIDTTEEALAAFDRGEAVYLLYPDGTEGMAENREEIENFSGLFGLEKEKKQVVAVEDNPDLYPVSKTEAIEMWSRGLDVFIDGVQAESLEQVENAPDSARICLSEFQYSAELDFDKGGLGNVRNQQFYDNYNQQNYPQQRNNNIIGNTPYDQLGGRGELQYYRGLNTRHAQNIARQLEADGVRFSGVIKGGTTTITINRMDIQRYEAAVDKVKQTYDQRNNRQGGYMNNVPYQQNGDSPQQLAKDIENFLYNHNANGYRSIAQDRAVSARSIQNDIATGNVGTINEYLGMVVNNVGNAQVSGEANELLTRVGNMVNARQQGYLQNSFQNNQPQQTNPNVIGNTPYEQLGARNELQYYTKLKNRHADNIAAKLNEYGVRFSGLRKGFSTTITINKADIPRYEAAVAEVKQSYQQNSRVNNQNNYRQSSYQPAFAAPAYADRGGFGNARPFIGDFDNIPRQGGSMPDALFDTLSNMPQRSNAAFDYKSVPIVVESYMDAKMNGRLSELQASIKASQACRDYIEQNIHSAYENRNLSGFVQNLVDKFGIDRAMYTVAATIQLKMQDGRFTNEVKDMARQYMFDSDKTRLKFLTETHPVIVNHLFEEMIDKKFHLQREHAVIEEKTELPDYFKDKYLLPVEKVSLVDDFRGIPETKYYETSANEYYVEGIGWLDNDAYDREQKESGLDADEFYKRVTKINAHYIDAMGIPGDGDMTPEVFDLMQQKTYSPENKEEYECFKEAHKRRIATAGVADLPTEYYGVRQNNNGKYAVVGIAADGIVTVVKRNLSTIPEAKTALLDVYEQRKTQAHVELTHPQTIDEISAKMYDPSQGMQKYQYRIDKCDDKPDSTHMLVKYTLDEKEGSYSQTGILCYGDYFKCNEALKAAIAAPTPPTPPKDKPTFEIYQFKSGDDTRNIRFISLASLAEHGRKPELSTYDKVYEGDFSEYEKKGGDIAKQLEALYTKFNIDHPADFKGHSLSVSDVVIAKGKPYYIDTFGFKELTDFKTEPEREQKQEEQKKAAAKKPKR